The genomic DNA atggtcaaaaagaaaggaaaaagatctttttatcccttctgaccatgctgctcatccaatagagattttggtttgatataaagatttgcattgaaattgttttattttttgtaatattttattttgagccttatttattcttatagttggatttggtcaggggtttaacttgaaagacttgagctgtatgatgcctgctgctttgcttaagtacagttgcctttgatgggcctgtaatggccaatgcatgtacaagtgtatacaagtgtttcttattcagttagactgacattatatttAAGTTTGACATTATCTCTCAgtgttggtaacatgtcccacattgtcccacacaaacttactacttgtcccccatttggtctgtttgcatctggtcaccctatacctttgacgcccaagtaaaggacagttgcataaccatcaaatatgtaattaatgaacctctcatttagactttatttaaaattatgttttcagtgtgtttttgtatgctccatttgaagagtctattgtaatttagctgcacgacagtgcaatgacattgaaggctatatgggcctaccactgctgtacaccatgcaacacctaacaagtttgtgtggttatcaaaatatagcctaaatattacatataggctaaccagtagaaagttacagcgaggaaggggggcaggcttctgtacccagtcccacccagaccactgactgttattatcatttgaaaggccaagccatcagctaacgactgtggtcacgcagATGCCTGAAAActtccgtctaacagctgtatacggacatttgcgggagttttcaggtccgcatgacaaagttctgcaggcatccAAATACCTCTGGCGAACAacaggtttggcggaagtttactttgtccggatatttccgaatacaccatgTTAAAAAGGCTGCCGCTCCTTTAAGACTGAGGGGACTGAGAGGCCAATCACTGGCCAGTAGAGTAAAAACTGCTTGGTAATGTACAGACAAATTTGAAAACGGCACGGGGAATTATAAGTTCATTAAAGGAGTTACAGTTCTATAGCTTAAAACCAGTCAATTTTGATATTAATAATTTGGTAGTAGTGTTACCGGTGCGTCCAtgaacaacaacacacacacacacactcacacacacacacacacgcgcatacacactaCCTCAAGTTCACGAATGAGTGACAATAAAGAAGCCTTAATTCAAGACTGGTGACTGGAACCCCTCTCTTACGACGCAGCTAGAGTTCTAACCGGACTCTCAACAGTGATTTGAACTATCCGAGCAGCACAGAGTTTCCTAACTTtcacaccacttttcacgcactgcaacatacacacaaataaccccatctaaactacacacaagaagacaaacaactaacgatagacagtaacaacaatatcaaCCCTACCTAAAGTATggatgaatgaacaactacgtgAGTTTGAGgtattactcacgaagaggcacacTTAaacaaaagaactatctgagtcaTGTtgtagtggagttacttacagggaagaagaagaggagcagcCCCACGTTTACATATGAGAGACTGGAGTTACTGAGGTCAGCAGTAGGACACCGTGACTGAGACTTTGAAAGACGCGGATCTTCCGAAGTGGTGAGACTGGGCCGATTCTCCCTTTCTGACGAGCAGGACAAAATGGGCAAACTTACATTACAGCCGACACAACCAGAGGCCAACTGGAACTGAACCTAgagctgaactgtaggatagcagggggTCTGGCATCTTATCTGATTTGGAGATGGGTTgttgctatccttttggggttGTCCCTGAAGGGTGGAGACACTACTTGGAGTATGTGGTctcaaagagggttttttttctgtcttagtCTTGACTCCGTCCAGTGGCATAGCCAGAAATTAATTTTTGACAGGCCTCCGCAGAAGTGAATGGGCATGACTTTCACTCAGGGTCCATCACTAGcatacacattctttataacctactgctgaactgaatgacaggtgaGACACACTGTAACGCAACTGTAGCATACTCAGTAACCAAGCCTGTCCAATCCTcagttctttgtttgcattgaaattgaATATATAGTAAATCACTAAATACTGCCACATATTTATTCATCAAGaacactttaaccagaagtagcgCAAAATGCGTGCCCTGTCTCAACAAATGCACAACATGTTGCTTTCACAACACTAACTGGGTTTCAGTCCAACTATTTCATGTAAAATTAACACTTAAACTtcgcatcaaatcttttaagtcacataagaaatttattccctggaaagaggtgattagcatagggtaaaatgatactggttgatggaaacaggtttagtggCATCAGAGAGGGATTTGTTGCAATTTTATCACGTGTTTCTGTTAAAGTTGCCATAGACAAGTTCCACAGATGTTCACAACCCCTCCTACGACGAGGACAGTGTACATTTTAATccgcataacacagctgatgaaaacgcgcacagacatttccttagctGAACTTTCATGAGTGCCCTTAAAATATGCGGGTGTGTTGGGTGGAAAACCAGCCACCATCTCCTGTTGAAGGTTTACATCGCTGGAAATATAAAGtcaaatccatccatccatccatccatccatttttctGCTGCTTATCCGGAACCATTTTGCGGTGGCAGCaggcccagacatccctttccccggctacatccaccagctcctcctgggggatcccaaggcgttcccaggccagccgagaaatataattctcccaacatgtcctgggtctgccccggggtctcctcccagttggtcatgcccagaacacctccccagggaggcgcccaggaggcatcctgactaggtgcccgaactaCCTCagctggctcctttcaatgcagaacagcagcggctctactccgagctcctcaccctatctaaagtcaaaaccaaacttgttaattggctaatacaaatgtcagtcaaacccatcaagcattttacaaacaaaaaattgGAACAcactttctttatttcaggagtgtttgtaatgatattttagttatattatcaacaaatttaacaaacaataacatgaTTGTTTGGCTACGTGCCTGACTCGAGAATTCAGTCGGATTGAAAGAGATGGTGTAGATCACTGATAATCCATTGGATAGGAAAATATTAGCCATGTGTATGCTCAATTGTATTATCTTCTGCACTTGGAACTTTTTGCGCATGTTCatgaaaaacagtgtaaaaaaaaaaaacatgaaaaaacaatacaaaaaaacaccagtGCAAGAAATTGAACACGTTTGtgttaaacattctcaaagaaTTAAGAATGGTAGAGGATCTAGATGGGCGCAAATCCCGCAACAACGGGCTATTTAAGCAAGTTTGGGAGAATATTCCATGCAAAGATGACGTAgttgttattatcatttttaagTTACAATTGTCTTAAGTAATTAACTGATCAAATCACTGACCTGAGGTAAAGCTATCGCTGCCCTGGCTCTGAACAATACTTGAAAGTAAGCATTCTTTTGAGCACTCTaccattatttatttgtgtgtatgaccGACTTAGAGATTTTTATATAGCCTTCGACCGCATCGTACAGGTGGACGCAAGGTAATTTCTTTGCATTTGCAATGAATTCCGATAGTACGCTTGTGACATGTAAATGCGCACAAACTATCCGATCGCTTTCATGTGAACAATACATTTAGAATCAACAATTGGAATGATGTCAATccgaatgataaaaatgtgtgcatgtaaccGTAGCTAGTGATTGGTGACACCATGCAGTAGAAAGTCACAAGCTTGACTCTTGAGACTTTCACATGCGTGGCTCCTCAATGGTAGAATGAGCTGCCCAGTTCTATGTGGTCTGCTGACTCCCTCACGATATTCAAGAAGCGCCTACAGACTCATCTTTTCTGTGAAACTCTTACCTCCACATCTACTCTCTTTTGATACTTATGCTGTGTGCATTTACTTTAATAATGTAAATTTCCTGGTACTCTACTGTGGTTATTATACAGCACTTGTTTTTGAGATACTTATTGTTGGATGGTACACTGTAACGACAGATAGTAGTGCCTTCTCTGCTCTGAAGATGGAAGTATAGTTTTGTTGTGTTGATCATTGTTCATAGAATCCCAATTATTAGGATCCCAATTACTCTTGCACTTTTGTAGCTCAGGTCATTTAGCATTGTTTCTATCTGTATCTGACTATATTACATGCTTTTGCTTccgtaaaacttttttttgcaCCTGTACCTGTGCCTTGACACTTTGTTACAGTGTTCCTACCAGTGAACACACTTTATTCATACCAAAATTTGAtcaacacagagcaaacagacaatataTGATTTCGTATTGAACACTGTCATGCAGATAACTATAAAGATCATTAGTTAATTCTACTTCCACCTGGTTATCCAAGTACCTTAAAATCTAAACAGGCATTGATAGGTTGTATAGACAACGGATTCAAAAAGTGACTCCAGGTAAAATGGcaggaaaataacaataaaagtaTTTGACCAATACTTGTCCTATGTCTCATCTGAGTTTCCTGTTAATTTTTTCCACTCATTCTGGACAATTTCATCAGTAGACAGCAATCCCTGCGGGCAAGTGCATAGGTCATATGGTTTTATCTGGTTGGATATCAGATGTGGGTGTTTCCATCTGCTAAATGTTAAAgtataaaaagaacaaaaagataGAGGTTTAGGGCATGAAGACAGGAGTTACAGGATAGGAATTCAACAAGGATGTGTCTCCTGTGATTGAACATTTATCTTGGTAGGAAGAATTAATCAGTCACTTTCTTTCAAAAGGTAGACATTCGCATTTGCAATTTCTGCGCTATGTTCTAAGGGATTTTTGACACACTTGGAcaattacatgtacatacactcgCATAAAACAGCCATATACATTTCAGGACTGTGTGCAAtaaggaaatattttttttactcaatGTAGTATTCCTTGTGAAAATTAGCtgtaaatgtactttttttctgaaaattacATTAGCCAAGGGTTTAATTCTACTTTTATCTCTACCCTAGGCAAGATCATTTAGAGAAGTTCAATTCCGGATTTCACTTGATTCAAGTTTCATTCAAGTGCTTGTGTAGAATATGTATCATATGGATTTTATCTTGCTTCAGGAAAAGTTCCACATATGCTGATGGAGAACACAAATCTGAATCAGACTGGTGAAATGGCAGCTGTATTATTCTGTTTCCCTCACCTGCAAGGCTCCTGTCCTCGAACTCTCAGACTGTCTGTTATAAGGGTGGCCATGTACGTCTTCATGGTGACTACCattctaatgactgtgtgtggaaaCCTTCTGGTCATCATCTCTATATCCAACTTCAAACAGCTACACAATCCCACCAAtttcatcattctctctttggCTGTAGTTGATTGTTGTTTAGGCTGTTTCATCATGCCTTTCAGTATGATCAGATCAGTTGAAGGGTGCTGGTACTTGGGGAAACATTTCTGTAAAGTCCATTCCAGTCTAGACATGATGCTGTCTACGACATCCATACTGCACCTATGTTTGGTTTCAATTGACAGGTACTGGGCCATATGTAATCCTTTGCAGTACAAGACAAAAGTTACTGTGTTTAAGGTGATCCTGAGTATTGTCATTACATGGTCCTTCTCGTTCATTTTCAGCTTTGGTGTTGTGTTCTCTGAGGTGAATACAGTAGGTTTGGAGATGCTAATCATAATGACCTCTTGTATAGGGagctgtcttttgttttttaacaaacagtggGGTATCATTGCTCCTCTAGTATCATTCTTCATTCCAGGGGCTGTGATGACCTGCCTATATATAAAGATCTTTCATGTTGCTAGGAGACATGCCAAGGTCATGTCTGATAGAGTGGCAACAGTGACTCGTCATGAGCTTAAGAACCAAgcatcagagcagagagaaagaaaggctgCTAAAACACTGGCTATTGTAATGGGAGTGTTTCTCCTCTGCTGGCTGCCCTTTTTTATTACCACTGTCATAGATCCTTTTATTAACTTTATGACACcaattgttgtttttgatgCCCTTGTTTGGTTTGGCTACTTTAACTCCATGTGTAACCCTGTCATCTATGGCTTCTTCTAtccacattttcaaaaaacttttaaaatcattttggcAAAGATTTTTGGGATGAACACTACTTCAATTATAGTATTATCTTAATggacacatttttacatttatcacaaagaatttattttatccCATTATTGTTGTTATACAAGTGACAaacaatttctttctttgtcttttaaattagaaattaaattcagtattttgtgacagaattttgtgttttggggaaTAGTCTGACAAGGGTAGTAAGCCAACTGAAAATCAGAAAATCCTTCAACTAATGAAGGGCTTGATAATAAGCTTATGTGTGGAATCGAATATGTCCAAGCAGGGACAGTTCCAAAATGTGCAGAACTGTGGGAGCCCAAGAGCATGATTGTGAAGCATGTTTTGCAGATCACtaaatgaatgataaaataTGATCTGATCTGCACTGTAAACAGGAAATCTGAGTCTCATGTATGAGATTTAGTGGCTACATTGCCTTTCCTAGTCTATATTAATTTTTTCATGTTCCCTCATCAATTTTACTTAACGGACTCTGTCATCATTTGGCTAGATCtgaatttctttctgttttaccCTTGTGTAGAACATCGGTATGAACAGGGATGCAGACCTAAGATGAAGGCTTCAATTGAACCTTGAGTAAATTCAAGTTCTTGACTGGCAGAGTTTGTCTGACCTTTATCTCCAGAAGTCTGAAATAGCAGTAGAGATGTTATCaacatttttcactttgttgTCTATATGGTTATTCTTGCACTATATCAAAACAAAGTTTCCATTCACATGACATGTAATCTGCTCAGTTACAGCATTCTGTAAAAAATATAACCTCACACTAAGGTTAAgctaaagaaataaaaataaaaactagaAACGGAAACTGCAATACTAAAGAATATAAAATATCTAGAACATGTGCATTACTATGACAAATTCCCCTTGGAAAAAGGACAACATCAATTTATGTAACCAACGTTAATTGTAGTTAGATAGTGTGCTACTGAATAAAGTTGTTTCACTGTACAACCTCTCTGTCACAATCGTTGATTGAAAGACTAAATAATTAGTCATGATACGATGTATCATTAAGTACAGGATGAGGGTTGATGGGCCAAAAGTAAATTGTAAAGACTTggaagtgtatgtgtgaattACACAGGGCAGGGGACAGAGTGGCGGTGAAATgattcttcccccccccccccccaagagcTTCATGCTACAAAACAAGTTACATCAAATGAGATGAACATAGTGTTAGACcagtgtgtgaagagtgtgtcaTTCCTCATTGAAATGGAAAGATGTTAACAGCCCTCCAGAGAGcagtagtttgtgtgtgcatgtgtgcgcgtgtatgtttatgcgtgcgcgcacgcgtgtgtgtgtgtaagtgaaaatGTTTACTTGGTAAAAAGTAACCAATTAAATATAGAAAATGTAATCCCAGAGCTATGTTTATTGTGGAACAGCCCCCCAAAAATAAGATTGTGTTTGATTGGACATGGTACTGAGGTATTATTGGAATTTTATGCAAATTTATCAGAGTGGGTATTTCCATATTGCAACATATTAAGACATACACTGAGATGCCTGTCAGGCATTTGTCTCAGTTGACAGACACATGCAATCAAATATGAGCTCTCTGCAGAAAACAATAAGATTTTATATACTTcttgatattttcttttttattgaggggaaaaaattggACATTTTTAAACTTAACATACCATATATTTGATAATTGTACCCAGAGCGGTTGGAAGGATTTTGACTGAAAGGATCATCTGATGTCTTTTTCATGGGCAGAACATACAcagttaagatttttttttaatttttcagtcaGCAATGATCCACCCATgttgacagagaaaacaggccTGAATCAGACCAGTGGTATGGCAGCTATGTTATTCTGTTTTCCTCACCTGCAAGACTCCTGTCCTCGAACTCTCCGGCTGTCTGTTATAAGGGTGGCCATGTACGCCTTCATAGTGACCACCATTCTGATGACTGCATGTGGAAATCTTCTGGTCATCATCTCTATATCTTACTTCAGACAGCTACACAGTCCCACcaatttcatcattttctcctTGGCCATGGTTGATTGTTCATTAGGCTGTTTCATCATGCCTTTCAGTATGGTTAGATCTGTTGAAGGGTGCTGGTATTTGGGGAAACATTTCTGTAAAATCCATTCCAGTCTAGACATGATGCTGTGTTCTACCTCTGTGATGCACCTGTGTTTGGTTTCAGTTGACAGGTACTGGGCTATTTCTCAGCCTCTGCAATACAAGACAAAAAttacaacatttaaaattctcttaTTTGTTGTCATCATCtggatgttttcatttattttcagttttggagTTGTATTCTCAGAGATAACTTCAGTGGGTTTGGAGATGCCTCTTAATCCTTGTGTGGGTAGCTGTGCTTTGATTGCTAACAAACAATGGGCCATTATTAATGCCCTAGTCTTATTCTTCATTCCAGGAACTGTGATGGTCTCCGTGTATATGAGGATTTTTCATATTGCTAACAAACATGTCAGGGTCATTTCTAATCGAATGGCCACAGTGAACTGTCATGAGCTGAAGAACCAaacatcagagcagagagagaggaaggcagcTAAAACACTGGCGTTGGTAGTGATTGTATTCATTCTCTGTTGGATGCCCTTCTTTATCACCATTGTTGTCGACCCATTTCTAAACTTCCTGACACCTGTTAATATTTTTGATGCCCTTATCTGGTTTGCTTACTTTAACTCTGTGTGCAATCCTGTCATCTATGCTTTCTTTTATCCAAATTTTCGGAAGGCATTCAAAATTATTATGGCAAAAATGTTTGGCCTGAAGAATGCTTCACATGTTCTACAGTCTTGATCATCACATTTTCAACAttgctgaacaaaaaaaaatcccatgttCTGTTACTTTtgaagaaatgatgaaaaattcaCTGGTAATATGTTAGCTTAAACCTCtacaaaagaagagagaataGTCTTGTTAGAACAGAAACAGTAGGTGAAGCCAAAATGATGaagttctgttttgtctctcagtATGTCTATCAGGACTGCAAGGGGttcaaagagggagagagacggagcaTTACTTACTCTGCACTGTAACAGAGACAGCATTCAagctgacaaaaacaaaggcaaataAACAATCAGAATGACCACACACAAATCAGAATACACCCACATAGGAGATGCATTTCATACATCTTCTTTACACATTTCACAGGCCTGTTTTGAATttccccgtgaccctaatcaggattagcggcttagataatgagtgagtgagactgttttgaatttttttctgattcattcTTTCACTAACTGATTCTCTGATTGTCTTGGATTGACCCAATACTCAACCCATTTTCCCTCTTCAGCCCAACACTTCCAACCcaaataaaactaaactgaatgcTGTCATCAGTCTACATAAATTTCAAATGGTATGACTGCTTATGTATTGCTTTCACACTCGAATAATCCCGTGGGAAATTAAAGGGTTAAAATAATAGTTTTAATAATTTAGAATTATATATGATaataaaattgttttgaatTGTATATTTTGTGCTCATGTTTTTTGTGGTATCATTGCTAAAATTACTGTAgatgtttattctgttttatttacgAAATGGTGTAACCAGTCAAAGctcaggtcagaggtcagtatGGAAAACAAAGGAAGTGATTGCGTAAGGAGAGTGGGGAGATTACAGAGGGAAGACGTTgaggtcgtgtgtgtgtggagatgagtaACCGAGTAGTACACTAAGGTTATTAAAAGTGTCAATCTAGTTTATGTGGTTGCAGAGAGGACATGGTAAGTAAATATTTACACTTTGGCTAGACGTGTGACTGCTGTTTCCAATTCTACAGTTCTTGCAAGCGAGTTGGTTAAGTTTGTGCGCGTAGCATTATCTGTGAGTACTCCGAATAACCTAGTTAGCAGCACGTTAACTACCACAGTTAACGAACGCAGCTGAATCCAGTGGAGAGCTACCAGGGAATGGCCAAACTTCCCCTGGTGACGTTGGAGCTTTGCGACTACCTGTTTCTCCATCTCAACGTTTCCAAGACCTTG from Chanos chanos chromosome 8, fChaCha1.1, whole genome shotgun sequence includes the following:
- the LOC115819349 gene encoding trace amine-associated receptor 4-like; its protein translation is MENTNLNQTGEMAAVLFCFPHLQGSCPRTLRLSVIRVAMYVFMVTTILMTVCGNLLVIISISNFKQLHNPTNFIILSLAVVDCCLGCFIMPFSMIRSVEGCWYLGKHFCKVHSSLDMMLSTTSILHLCLVSIDRYWAICNPLQYKTKVTVFKVILSIVITWSFSFIFSFGVVFSEVNTVGLEMLIIMTSCIGSCLLFFNKQWGIIAPLVSFFIPGAVMTCLYIKIFHVARRHAKVMSDRVATVTRHELKNQASEQRERKAAKTLAIVMGVFLLCWLPFFITTVIDPFINFMTPIVVFDALVWFGYFNSMCNPVIYGFFYPHFQKTFKIILAKIFGMNTTSIIVLS
- the LOC115819350 gene encoding trace amine-associated receptor 4-like: MLFCFPHLQDSCPRTLRLSVIRVAMYAFIVTTILMTACGNLLVIISISYFRQLHSPTNFIIFSLAMVDCSLGCFIMPFSMVRSVEGCWYLGKHFCKIHSSLDMMLCSTSVMHLCLVSVDRYWAISQPLQYKTKITTFKILLFVVIIWMFSFIFSFGVVFSEITSVGLEMPLNPCVGSCALIANKQWAIINALVLFFIPGTVMVSVYMRIFHIANKHVRVISNRMATVNCHELKNQTSEQRERKAAKTLALVVIVFILCWMPFFITIVVDPFLNFLTPVNIFDALIWFAYFNSVCNPVIYAFFYPNFRKAFKIIMAKMFGLKNASHVLQS